The following coding sequences are from one Alphaproteobacteria bacterium window:
- a CDS encoding nitrate reductase subunit alpha, which yields MSYFIDRISYFTKKHEHFSDGHGITTDENRGWEKAYRDRWAHDKIVRSTHGVNCTGSCSWKIYVKSGLITWETQQTDYPRTRPDLPNHEPRGCARGASYSWYIYSANRLKYPMVRKRLLDLWRTMKKQVGEDPVKAWAAIQADPTLRQSYQNVRGRGGFVRAGWDEVNEIVTASNIYTIKEHGPDRIIGFSPIPAMSMISYAAGSRYISLLGGVCMSFYDWYCDLPPSSPQTWGEQTDVPESADWYNSGFIIMWGSNVPQTRTPDAHFMTEARYKGTQVVTITPDYSEASKFGDIWLNPRQGTDAALAMSMAHVILKEFHLDKTSDYFDSYCRTYSDMPFLVKLVKHGGRFVPGRMLRASDFKGDLNEKNNPEWKTVCFDEETDQITVPTGSIGFRWGEEGKWNIVPTNAQTGKSFRPRKTLLGVHDNVVKVGFPYFGGQVHETGYFEPNKREDVLERNIPVRILDLNGEKVPVACVFDLLCAQYGICRTGLDGDHVASDYKENIPYTPKWQESITGVPAEKVIQVARAFAQNAHTTKGKSMIIIGAAMNHWYHMDMNYRACINMLVFCGCIGQSGGGWSHYVGQEKLRPQTGWAPLAFALDWNRPPRQQNSTSFFYAHTDQWRYETLELDEILSPLADRSKWAGSLIDCNIRSERMGWLPSAPQLEENPLSLVKQAEDIGRDPVEHVVDRLSRGDLRMSCEDPDNPANWPRNMFVWRSNILGSSGKGHEYFLKHFLGTQHGVQGKDLGDEGSGRSSEVVWHDKAPEGKLDLVVTLDFRMSTTCMYSDIVLPTASWYEKNDLNTSDMHPFIHPLSKAIDPVWQSKSDWEIYKGLAKKFSELCVGHLGVEKEIVLNPIQHDTAGELSQPDVKEWRKGECSLIPGKTAPTMKVVERDYPATYERFTTLGPLMEKLGNGGKGIGWNTQHEVNFLKKLNGEKHGRVKIESDIDACETVLSLAPETNGEVAVKAWAALSKITGRNHTHLALPKEEEKIRFRDIQAQPRKIISSPTWSGIESEHVCYNAGYTNVHEFIPWRTLTGRQQLYQDHPWMIDFGEALVSYRPPINTRTVQHMLDKHGKESPTILLNFITPHQKWGIHSTYSDNLHMLTLSRGGPIVWVSETDARKIGVKDNDWLEVFNTNGAIVARAVVSQRVNEGMMMMYHAQEKLVHTPGSKITNARGGIHNSVTRATVKPTHMIGGYAQLSYGFNYYGTVGSNRDEFVIVRKMDKVNWMDEPSQMKAAI from the coding sequence ATGAGTTATTTTATCGACCGCATCAGCTATTTTACCAAAAAACACGAACACTTCTCTGATGGGCACGGCATCACGACGGACGAAAATCGCGGATGGGAGAAAGCCTATCGCGATCGCTGGGCGCATGATAAAATTGTCAGATCCACGCATGGCGTAAACTGCACAGGTTCTTGCTCTTGGAAAATTTACGTTAAAAGCGGTCTTATTACATGGGAAACACAACAAACTGACTATCCGCGCACGCGCCCTGATCTTCCAAATCATGAGCCACGCGGCTGTGCCCGCGGCGCGAGCTACAGCTGGTATATCTATTCGGCCAATCGCCTCAAATACCCAATGGTCAGAAAACGACTTCTTGATCTATGGCGTACAATGAAGAAACAGGTTGGCGAGGATCCTGTTAAAGCGTGGGCCGCTATTCAGGCCGATCCTACCTTACGGCAATCTTATCAAAATGTTCGTGGCCGCGGTGGATTTGTACGGGCGGGATGGGACGAAGTGAATGAGATTGTGACCGCGTCCAATATATATACTATTAAGGAGCATGGCCCCGACCGGATTATTGGTTTCTCGCCCATTCCGGCGATGTCAATGATTTCCTATGCGGCTGGTTCACGCTATATCTCCTTGCTCGGCGGCGTTTGCATGAGCTTTTACGATTGGTATTGCGACCTTCCCCCTTCCAGCCCACAAACGTGGGGGGAACAGACAGACGTACCGGAAAGTGCGGATTGGTATAATTCCGGTTTTATCATCATGTGGGGATCGAACGTTCCTCAAACCCGCACACCAGATGCGCACTTTATGACCGAAGCGCGTTACAAAGGCACACAAGTTGTCACAATCACTCCTGACTATTCCGAGGCATCTAAATTTGGTGATATCTGGCTTAATCCGCGTCAGGGAACCGATGCAGCACTGGCCATGTCGATGGCGCATGTGATTCTCAAAGAGTTTCACCTCGATAAAACATCGGACTATTTTGACAGTTATTGTCGCACATATTCGGACATGCCGTTCCTTGTCAAGCTGGTGAAACATGGCGGACGTTTCGTGCCCGGACGCATGTTGCGCGCATCAGATTTCAAAGGGGATCTGAACGAGAAAAACAACCCTGAATGGAAAACCGTTTGCTTTGATGAGGAAACCGATCAGATTACCGTCCCAACCGGTTCAATTGGCTTTCGCTGGGGTGAAGAAGGTAAGTGGAATATCGTTCCGACCAATGCCCAAACTGGAAAAAGCTTTCGTCCGCGCAAGACATTGCTTGGCGTTCATGACAATGTTGTTAAGGTCGGCTTCCCCTATTTCGGCGGACAAGTCCATGAGACAGGTTATTTTGAACCAAACAAACGCGAAGATGTTCTGGAGCGCAATATCCCCGTCCGCATTCTTGATTTGAACGGTGAAAAAGTTCCCGTCGCCTGCGTTTTTGATTTACTCTGTGCTCAGTACGGTATTTGCCGCACTGGTTTGGACGGCGATCATGTTGCCTCAGATTATAAAGAAAATATCCCCTATACGCCGAAATGGCAGGAAAGTATTACCGGAGTTCCGGCTGAAAAGGTTATTCAGGTGGCCCGCGCCTTCGCGCAGAATGCCCATACTACCAAGGGCAAATCGATGATCATCATCGGCGCGGCAATGAACCACTGGTATCACATGGACATGAATTACCGTGCCTGTATTAATATGCTGGTATTCTGCGGCTGCATTGGCCAATCAGGCGGCGGCTGGTCGCATTATGTTGGGCAAGAGAAATTGCGGCCGCAAACGGGCTGGGCACCGTTAGCTTTTGCGCTGGACTGGAACCGTCCACCGCGTCAACAAAATTCAACTTCATTCTTTTATGCCCACACTGATCAATGGCGCTATGAGACACTGGAGTTGGATGAGATCCTCTCCCCACTGGCGGATCGCAGTAAATGGGCTGGTTCATTGATTGATTGCAATATCCGCTCTGAGCGCATGGGGTGGCTGCCGTCAGCACCTCAATTGGAAGAAAACCCGCTTTCGCTTGTTAAACAAGCCGAAGACATAGGACGCGATCCGGTTGAGCATGTCGTTGACCGCCTCAGCCGTGGCGATTTGCGCATGTCGTGCGAGGATCCCGACAATCCTGCAAACTGGCCGCGCAATATGTTTGTCTGGCGTTCGAATATTCTTGGCTCCAGCGGTAAGGGTCACGAGTATTTCCTCAAACACTTCCTAGGCACTCAGCACGGCGTTCAGGGCAAGGATTTAGGCGATGAAGGCTCAGGTCGGTCTTCCGAAGTGGTCTGGCATGATAAAGCACCCGAAGGAAAACTCGACCTCGTGGTAACGCTTGATTTCCGTATGTCCACCACTTGTATGTATTCCGATATCGTTTTGCCGACCGCAAGCTGGTACGAAAAGAATGATCTCAACACATCAGACATGCACCCTTTTATTCATCCGCTGTCAAAAGCTATCGATCCTGTATGGCAAAGCAAATCTGATTGGGAGATCTATAAAGGGTTGGCCAAAAAGTTCTCGGAACTATGTGTTGGCCATCTGGGCGTGGAAAAAGAGATTGTCTTAAACCCCATTCAGCACGACACGGCTGGAGAATTATCTCAGCCCGATGTAAAAGAATGGCGCAAGGGCGAATGCTCGCTTATTCCGGGCAAAACAGCCCCAACCATGAAAGTGGTCGAGCGCGATTACCCTGCGACTTATGAACGATTTACAACGCTTGGGCCCCTTATGGAGAAATTGGGCAATGGCGGCAAGGGGATTGGCTGGAACACGCAACACGAAGTCAACTTCCTAAAAAAACTAAATGGCGAAAAACACGGACGCGTCAAGATCGAGAGCGATATTGATGCCTGCGAAACGGTGCTTTCTCTTGCTCCTGAAACTAACGGAGAAGTCGCCGTCAAGGCATGGGCGGCGCTTAGCAAGATCACAGGACGTAATCACACGCACCTGGCACTGCCTAAGGAAGAAGAAAAAATCCGCTTCCGTGATATTCAAGCACAGCCGCGTAAAATTATCAGTTCGCCCACATGGAGCGGTATTGAGTCCGAGCATGTCTGCTATAATGCAGGTTATACCAACGTCCATGAATTTATCCCCTGGCGTACGCTCACAGGCCGCCAGCAGCTATATCAGGATCATCCATGGATGATCGATTTCGGTGAAGCCTTGGTTTCTTACCGTCCACCAATCAATACGCGCACCGTACAGCATATGCTGGATAAACATGGAAAAGAGTCGCCGACTATCCTGCTAAACTTCATCACACCACACCAGAAATGGGGTATTCATTCAACCTATAGCGACAATCTTCATATGCTTACGCTCTCACGCGGCGGACCGATTGTCTGGGTCAGCGAAACAGATGCAAGAAAAATTGGTGTAAAGGATAATGATTGGCTGGAGGTGTTTAACACTAACGGCGCCATTGTTGCCCGTGCTGTTGTATCACAACGCGTCA
- a CDS encoding antiporter codes for MAKDIYKWDPEKENFWESEGKTISWRTLWISIPCLLCGFAVWIYWSVITVQMLNLGFPFSKGDLFTLNAIAGLTGATLRIPASFFIRIAGGKNTLFFTTALLIAPAIGTGLALQNVHTPLWVFQLLALLCGFGGGNFASSMSNISFFFPKRMQGLSLGLNAGLGNFGVTITQILIPFVMTFGLFGGDPMILTSDSGTMIGKIPAGSETWIFNSGYIWAVILIPLTVLSWTLISNIRDEHVSPDIGGAGSSFFKITIMYGVGLAASALGLWLILPESANGSGLTISKWLILPGVIAVTVGILAILPGLSQRVRKQYAIFRHPHTWIMTIIYTMTFGSFIGFSAALPLSIKVIFGFQHIAGPDGVLTHTLANPNAPSALTYAWIGPFIGAIIRPIGGWLSDKLGGALVTQICSVIMIAGALGAAHYMQASYASATPEIYFIPFFLTFMALFLAAGIGNGSTFRTIAVVFDRQQAGPVLGWTSAVAAYGAFIIPTVFGEQIEKGLPEQALYGFAGFYVLCLLLNWASYLHPGAKYKNP; via the coding sequence ATGGCGAAAGATATTTATAAATGGGACCCGGAAAAAGAAAATTTTTGGGAATCCGAAGGAAAAACGATCTCTTGGCGTACGCTCTGGATCTCTATTCCTTGCCTACTCTGCGGTTTTGCGGTCTGGATATACTGGAGTGTTATTACAGTACAAATGCTTAACCTGGGCTTCCCTTTCAGCAAAGGAGATCTTTTTACACTGAACGCAATTGCAGGTTTGACCGGCGCAACGCTGCGCATTCCAGCCTCATTCTTTATTCGTATTGCAGGTGGCAAGAACACACTTTTCTTTACCACAGCCCTTTTGATCGCCCCCGCCATTGGTACAGGCCTGGCCTTGCAGAATGTCCATACGCCACTCTGGGTATTTCAGCTTCTTGCCCTACTCTGCGGCTTTGGTGGCGGGAATTTTGCATCCTCGATGTCAAATATCAGTTTCTTTTTCCCAAAGAGGATGCAAGGACTCTCCCTTGGCCTCAACGCCGGCCTTGGAAACTTCGGCGTCACCATAACCCAAATCCTTATTCCTTTTGTAATGACGTTTGGCTTGTTTGGCGGGGATCCGATGATACTCACAAGCGACTCCGGAACTATGATCGGTAAAATCCCAGCTGGCTCAGAGACTTGGATTTTCAATTCCGGCTATATCTGGGCTGTAATCTTAATTCCACTTACCGTCCTTTCATGGACTTTGATCAGCAATATACGGGATGAGCATGTTTCGCCTGACATTGGCGGAGCAGGCTCATCTTTCTTTAAAATCACGATTATGTATGGAGTCGGATTGGCTGCTTCGGCGCTAGGATTGTGGTTGATTCTGCCTGAAAGCGCAAACGGTTCTGGCTTGACTATTAGCAAGTGGCTCATTTTACCCGGCGTGATTGCAGTCACCGTCGGCATCTTGGCTATCTTGCCTGGTCTCAGTCAGCGTGTGCGCAAACAATATGCTATTTTCCGGCATCCTCACACCTGGATCATGACTATCATCTATACCATGACCTTCGGGTCCTTTATCGGTTTTTCCGCTGCTCTGCCGCTCTCGATCAAAGTGATCTTTGGCTTTCAGCATATCGCTGGACCCGATGGTGTCTTGACCCATACGCTGGCCAATCCAAATGCGCCAAGCGCTTTAACCTACGCCTGGATAGGCCCATTCATTGGCGCGATTATTCGTCCCATAGGCGGCTGGCTCTCCGATAAGCTTGGCGGCGCACTGGTTACACAGATTTGTTCGGTGATTATGATCGCTGGTGCGCTTGGCGCAGCGCATTATATGCAAGCTTCTTATGCGTCGGCCACTCCTGAAATCTATTTTATACCGTTCTTTCTGACTTTCATGGCGCTATTTCTTGCCGCCGGGATCGGTAACGGATCGACCTTCCGCACTATAGCCGTTGTCTTCGACCGTCAGCAAGCCGGACCTGTTCTGGGCTGGACATCGGCTGTTGCTGCGTATGGAGCCTTCATTATTCCGACTGTGTTTGGTGAGCAAATCGAAAAAGGACTTCCAGAACAAGCCTTATATGGATTTGCTGGGTTCTATGTGCTGTGCTTGCTCCTAAACTGGGCCTCTTATTTGCATCCTGGGGCCAAATACAAAAACCCGTAA